A genomic segment from Vespula pensylvanica isolate Volc-1 chromosome 25, ASM1446617v1, whole genome shotgun sequence encodes:
- the LOC122637252 gene encoding GRB2-associated-binding protein 2 isoform X1, producing the protein MEVLKTTQEIVHEGWLIKSPPTKLWRARWRKRWFALRHSGELPGQYFLEYYTDRRCRKLKGRIDLDQCEQVDAGLRFENCKQKYQFTFNVKTPKRTYYLVAESEADMNKWVAAVCQVCGLKAYTQDEEQQCQMFQYESQESPPISPTSTISGPYIPISECISGRRLNDTSSLSSGMGQGPEHYDAPRRLAPSPPRSPTTTDAESVFTDDEWTAPVPSVNWDTFPCSAESRGQNSGDAEIGSWSVRKRFGKLRIVDSSVPPAVEKLPAPPRPPKPPHMLPENPGHNYLNLDGATESSKPTTPATPAANTNAVGSVTDESYDFPRSHQPGQASEKHVYSNAAPSTMEDTRVFRYDFHEDEPPSPRSESSVTATYSNLPSPLIRDSSTAPIPPSTVAPPPPVVYRELKPGRKTSDSTSIISNEASPGTTLPTLEMSSSEHSPAEPPSINRKLKPPLNKSPIEGPLQLASPPGRGRMRAAPSPTPPMHTHSVRHQSTSDEDNNAFDDKEEIYYYQDHNNTFIPASNRRLVVLQYLDLDLEATESFASSTLPPAQSPPNTTVYKTVDFLKTEAFNRTRQRVEEERKQYCETNSAVLIAKEKN; encoded by the exons ATGGAGGTTCTTAAAACTACTCAAGAAATCGTTCATGAAGGATGGCTCATCAAATCGCCACCTACTAAACTATGGAGAGCT CGGTGGAGGAAACGTTGGTTTGCTTTAAGACATAGCGGCGAATTACCTGGACAATACTTTTTAGAATATTATACGGATAGACGATGTAGAAAGTTGAAAGGTCGTATTGATCTCGATCAATGCGAACag GTCGATGCTGGTCTTAGGTTTGAAAATTGTAAGCAAAAGTATCAATTTACGTTCAATGTTAAGACACCAAAGAGAACTTATTATTTGGTTGCTGAAAGCGAAGCCGATATGAACAAATGGGTTGCTGCGGTTTGTCAAGTTTGTGGTTTGAAGGCTTATACTCAAGACGAGGAACAACAATGTCAAA tGTTTCAGTACGAATCGCAAGAATCACCTCCGATCTCACCAACAAGTACAATCTCTGGACCTTATATTCCTATCAGCGAATGTATATCCGGTCGTCGTCTTAATGATACCAGTTCTCTTAGTTCAGGAATGGGACAAGGACCTGAACATTACGACGCACCAAGAAGATTAGCACCTTCGCCACCAAGATCACCTACAACTACTGACGCAGAGAGTGTGTTTACGGATGACGAGTGGACTGCTCCGGTACCAAGCGTCAATTGGGATACATTTCCATGTTCAG CCGAATCAAGAGGTCAGAATTCTGGTGACGCCGAAATAGGTTCGTGGAGTGTAAGGAAGAGGTTTGGAAAGTTAAGAATCGTGGACTCGAGTGTTCCACCGGCTGTAGAAAAATTACCAGCACCTCCAAGACCACCTAAACCGCCTCACATGTTACCTGAAAATCCAGGacacaattatttaaatttggaCGGTGCAACGGAGAGTTCGAAACCTACAACACCTGCGACACCTGCTGCTAATACTAATGCAGTTGGATCAGTGACAGATGAATCCTATGATTTCCCTAGATCCCATCAACCTGGACAAGCATCGGAGAAACATGTTTATTCTAACGCTGCACCAAGTACTATGGAAGACACGCGTGTTTTTCGATATGATTTTCACGAGGATGAACCACCAAGTCCAAGATCAGAAAGTTCAGTGACCGCTACTTATTCCAATCTACCAAGTCCTTTGATACGAGATAGTAGCACTGCTCCAATACCACCATCTACGGTAGCTCCACCTCCTCCTGTAGTTTACAGGGAATTAAAACCAGGTAGAAAAACCAGCGACTCTACTTCAATTATCAGTAACGAAGCATCTCCTGGTACAACTTTGCCAACATTAGAAATGAGCTCTTCGGAACATTCACCTGCTGAACCGCCTAGTATTAATAGGAAACTTAAACCACCGTTAAACAAGTCACCTATAGAAG GACCTTTACAACTTGCTTCTCCTCCTGGGAGAGGTAGAATGCGAGCAGCACCTAGTCCGACTCCTCCAATGCATACACATTCTGTTCGACATCAATCCACATCGGATGAAGATAATAATGCTTTCGATGATAAAGAGgag atatattattatcaagatCACAATAACACATTTATTCCTGCGTCAAATCGACGATTAGTCGTTTTGCAATATCTTGATCTTGATTTAGAGGCAACAGAAAGTTTTGCCTCATCGACGTTACCACCTGCCCAATCACCACCAAATACTACGGTCTACAAAActgttgattttttaaaaactgAGGCTTTCAATCGTACACGACAAcgcgtagaagaagaaaggaaacaat actgcGAAACAAACAGCGCAGTACTTattgcgaaagagaaaaactaa
- the LOC122637252 gene encoding GRB2-associated-binding protein 2 isoform X3 produces MEVLKTTQEIVHEGWLIKSPPTKLWRARWRKRWFALRHSGELPGQYFLEYYTDRRCRKLKGRIDLDQCEQVDAGLRFENCKQKYQFTFNVKTPKRTYYLVAESEADMNKWVAAVCQVCGLKAYTQDEEQQCQMFQYESQESPPISPTSTISGPYIPISECISGRRLNDTSSLSSGMGQGPEHYDAPRRLAPSPPRSPTTTDAESVFTDDEWTAPVPSVNWDTFPCSAESRGQNSGDAEIGSWSVRKRFGKLRIVDSSVPPAVEKLPAPPRPPKPPHMLPENPGHNYLNLDGATESSKPTTPATPAANTNAVGSVTDESYDFPRSHQPGQASEKHVYSNAAPSTMEDTRVFRYDFHEDEPPSPRSESSVTATYSNLPSPLIRDSSTAPIPPSTVAPPPPVVYRELKPGRKTSDSTSIISNEASPGTTLPTLEMSSSEHSPAEPPSINRKLKPPLNKSPIEGPLQLASPPGRGRMRAAPSPTPPMHTHSVRHQSTSDEDNNAFDDKEEIYYYQDHNNTFIPASNRRLVVLQYLDLDLEATESFASSTLPPAQSPPNTTVYKTVDFLKTEAFNRTRQRVEEERKQCTDELT; encoded by the exons ATGGAGGTTCTTAAAACTACTCAAGAAATCGTTCATGAAGGATGGCTCATCAAATCGCCACCTACTAAACTATGGAGAGCT CGGTGGAGGAAACGTTGGTTTGCTTTAAGACATAGCGGCGAATTACCTGGACAATACTTTTTAGAATATTATACGGATAGACGATGTAGAAAGTTGAAAGGTCGTATTGATCTCGATCAATGCGAACag GTCGATGCTGGTCTTAGGTTTGAAAATTGTAAGCAAAAGTATCAATTTACGTTCAATGTTAAGACACCAAAGAGAACTTATTATTTGGTTGCTGAAAGCGAAGCCGATATGAACAAATGGGTTGCTGCGGTTTGTCAAGTTTGTGGTTTGAAGGCTTATACTCAAGACGAGGAACAACAATGTCAAA tGTTTCAGTACGAATCGCAAGAATCACCTCCGATCTCACCAACAAGTACAATCTCTGGACCTTATATTCCTATCAGCGAATGTATATCCGGTCGTCGTCTTAATGATACCAGTTCTCTTAGTTCAGGAATGGGACAAGGACCTGAACATTACGACGCACCAAGAAGATTAGCACCTTCGCCACCAAGATCACCTACAACTACTGACGCAGAGAGTGTGTTTACGGATGACGAGTGGACTGCTCCGGTACCAAGCGTCAATTGGGATACATTTCCATGTTCAG CCGAATCAAGAGGTCAGAATTCTGGTGACGCCGAAATAGGTTCGTGGAGTGTAAGGAAGAGGTTTGGAAAGTTAAGAATCGTGGACTCGAGTGTTCCACCGGCTGTAGAAAAATTACCAGCACCTCCAAGACCACCTAAACCGCCTCACATGTTACCTGAAAATCCAGGacacaattatttaaatttggaCGGTGCAACGGAGAGTTCGAAACCTACAACACCTGCGACACCTGCTGCTAATACTAATGCAGTTGGATCAGTGACAGATGAATCCTATGATTTCCCTAGATCCCATCAACCTGGACAAGCATCGGAGAAACATGTTTATTCTAACGCTGCACCAAGTACTATGGAAGACACGCGTGTTTTTCGATATGATTTTCACGAGGATGAACCACCAAGTCCAAGATCAGAAAGTTCAGTGACCGCTACTTATTCCAATCTACCAAGTCCTTTGATACGAGATAGTAGCACTGCTCCAATACCACCATCTACGGTAGCTCCACCTCCTCCTGTAGTTTACAGGGAATTAAAACCAGGTAGAAAAACCAGCGACTCTACTTCAATTATCAGTAACGAAGCATCTCCTGGTACAACTTTGCCAACATTAGAAATGAGCTCTTCGGAACATTCACCTGCTGAACCGCCTAGTATTAATAGGAAACTTAAACCACCGTTAAACAAGTCACCTATAGAAG GACCTTTACAACTTGCTTCTCCTCCTGGGAGAGGTAGAATGCGAGCAGCACCTAGTCCGACTCCTCCAATGCATACACATTCTGTTCGACATCAATCCACATCGGATGAAGATAATAATGCTTTCGATGATAAAGAGgag atatattattatcaagatCACAATAACACATTTATTCCTGCGTCAAATCGACGATTAGTCGTTTTGCAATATCTTGATCTTGATTTAGAGGCAACAGAAAGTTTTGCCTCATCGACGTTACCACCTGCCCAATCACCACCAAATACTACGGTCTACAAAActgttgattttttaaaaactgAGGCTTTCAATCGTACACGACAAcgcgtagaagaagaaaggaaacaatgTACCGATGAGTTAACATAG
- the LOC122637252 gene encoding GRB2-associated-binding protein 2 isoform X2, whose amino-acid sequence MEVLKTTQEIVHEGWLIKSPPTKLWRARWRKRWFALRHSGELPGQYFLEYYTDRRCRKLKGRIDLDQCEQVDAGLRFENCKQKYQFTFNVKTPKRTYYLVAESEADMNKWVAAVCQVCGLKAYTQDEEQQCQMFQYESQESPPISPTSTISGPYIPISECISGRRLNDTSSLSSGMGQGPEHYDAPRRLAPSPPRSPTTTDAESVFTDDEWTAPVPSVNWDTFPCSAESRGQNSGDAEIGSWSVRKRFGKLRIVDSSVPPAVEKLPAPPRPPKPPHMLPENPGHNYLNLDGATESSKPTTPATPAANTNAVGSVTDESYDFPRSHQPGQASEKHVYSNAAPSTMEDTRVFRYDFHEDEPPSPRSESSVTATYSNLPSPLIRDSSTAPIPPSTVAPPPPVVYRELKPGRKTSDSTSIISNEASPGTTLPTLEMSSSEHSPAEPPSINRKLKPPLNKSPIEGPLQLASPPGRGRMRAAPSPTPPMHTHSVRHQSTSDEDNNAFDDKEEIYYYQDHNNTFIPASNRRLVVLQYLDLDLEATESFASSTLPPAQSPPNTTVYKTVDFLKTEAFNRTRQRVEEERKQYNSYKEKSCLTKEV is encoded by the exons ATGGAGGTTCTTAAAACTACTCAAGAAATCGTTCATGAAGGATGGCTCATCAAATCGCCACCTACTAAACTATGGAGAGCT CGGTGGAGGAAACGTTGGTTTGCTTTAAGACATAGCGGCGAATTACCTGGACAATACTTTTTAGAATATTATACGGATAGACGATGTAGAAAGTTGAAAGGTCGTATTGATCTCGATCAATGCGAACag GTCGATGCTGGTCTTAGGTTTGAAAATTGTAAGCAAAAGTATCAATTTACGTTCAATGTTAAGACACCAAAGAGAACTTATTATTTGGTTGCTGAAAGCGAAGCCGATATGAACAAATGGGTTGCTGCGGTTTGTCAAGTTTGTGGTTTGAAGGCTTATACTCAAGACGAGGAACAACAATGTCAAA tGTTTCAGTACGAATCGCAAGAATCACCTCCGATCTCACCAACAAGTACAATCTCTGGACCTTATATTCCTATCAGCGAATGTATATCCGGTCGTCGTCTTAATGATACCAGTTCTCTTAGTTCAGGAATGGGACAAGGACCTGAACATTACGACGCACCAAGAAGATTAGCACCTTCGCCACCAAGATCACCTACAACTACTGACGCAGAGAGTGTGTTTACGGATGACGAGTGGACTGCTCCGGTACCAAGCGTCAATTGGGATACATTTCCATGTTCAG CCGAATCAAGAGGTCAGAATTCTGGTGACGCCGAAATAGGTTCGTGGAGTGTAAGGAAGAGGTTTGGAAAGTTAAGAATCGTGGACTCGAGTGTTCCACCGGCTGTAGAAAAATTACCAGCACCTCCAAGACCACCTAAACCGCCTCACATGTTACCTGAAAATCCAGGacacaattatttaaatttggaCGGTGCAACGGAGAGTTCGAAACCTACAACACCTGCGACACCTGCTGCTAATACTAATGCAGTTGGATCAGTGACAGATGAATCCTATGATTTCCCTAGATCCCATCAACCTGGACAAGCATCGGAGAAACATGTTTATTCTAACGCTGCACCAAGTACTATGGAAGACACGCGTGTTTTTCGATATGATTTTCACGAGGATGAACCACCAAGTCCAAGATCAGAAAGTTCAGTGACCGCTACTTATTCCAATCTACCAAGTCCTTTGATACGAGATAGTAGCACTGCTCCAATACCACCATCTACGGTAGCTCCACCTCCTCCTGTAGTTTACAGGGAATTAAAACCAGGTAGAAAAACCAGCGACTCTACTTCAATTATCAGTAACGAAGCATCTCCTGGTACAACTTTGCCAACATTAGAAATGAGCTCTTCGGAACATTCACCTGCTGAACCGCCTAGTATTAATAGGAAACTTAAACCACCGTTAAACAAGTCACCTATAGAAG GACCTTTACAACTTGCTTCTCCTCCTGGGAGAGGTAGAATGCGAGCAGCACCTAGTCCGACTCCTCCAATGCATACACATTCTGTTCGACATCAATCCACATCGGATGAAGATAATAATGCTTTCGATGATAAAGAGgag atatattattatcaagatCACAATAACACATTTATTCCTGCGTCAAATCGACGATTAGTCGTTTTGCAATATCTTGATCTTGATTTAGAGGCAACAGAAAGTTTTGCCTCATCGACGTTACCACCTGCCCAATCACCACCAAATACTACGGTCTACAAAActgttgattttttaaaaactgAGGCTTTCAATCGTACACGACAAcgcgtagaagaagaaaggaaacaat ATAACtcttataaagagaaaagctgCCTGACGAAAGAAGTATAG